The window GGTGATATCCAGGACTGACGTTATCAGCCTGTTCTCAGCATTCAGTGAGCTAGTGTCCAGCTCTGTTTCTTGACATGAATTTTATAAGCTCCTAAAAATGAATCTGACAGCTCTCCCTCCTGTCACTGTATAGGCATCACCAAGAGTGACAGTTTTCTTCTAGTTGAGTTGCAAGGAGAGGTATTTCTATTATTTTCACCTTGAATTCATCTTACACATAGTTAAAATGAAACAGCTCCTCATTTAGAATAGAAAATAACTAAGACCAGTAAAAGAATGGTCCTGATCTTAGTTTTTGGCTTAAGCAAAACACACTCTTGTGGTGTTTTCGAATTACAGCATTGCTGAATACTTGACTAGGAAAAAATCCTCAAGTAGGGTTTCAGTGATCCATCCCCCTTGCTGGGGCAGATGTCAGAGGAGCATTTTACTCAAAACTTTTTCAGTCACTCAGGATAATATACAAGGCAGAGGTTTGCACCTCTCACTGCATCATATCTACCTGGCATCTTCGTCCCTCGGGAAAGCAAGTGCAAAGTAGAGCAGAACAAGACAGGCCTAGGACAACAGGCAGTGGAATAACTGTGTGAAAAAGCTGCTGTTTATACTCCAAATAGAACTACAGTGCTTTAAAAGTCTGTGAACTTGAGAATCATTTTCCTGAAAGGAATCATGAGATCAGTGAACCTCAAGAGGATTTTCTGTATAGACACATTGTCCTGAACAGTGTAGCCCTTCGGAAATGTGGGTTAGACACAGCTTTTTATCTCCTTGCTCACAGATCTTTGTTTAAGCATGGCCTGGTTGTGCTTGCTTGCTTCTCCTGCCCGAGAACACAAAGTACAGGTCAGGCCTATCTGTTCCCTAGTTCCTCTAGCAACAATGGCCTCTTCCAAATGCCAGCACTTGGCAGAAGCAGCACGGCAAAATGCCACAGCCCTACTCACCAACAACATACAGGCAGCCGTGGAGCTCGCTGACACCATTGCCAGCTCTCCGCTGGCCCATCTCTTTCACTTCTATCCACTTATCCAAGTGGGGATCATATTTTTCCACGCTGGAAAGAGATGCTACACCATCATTGCCACCCACAGCATAAACGTGGTTCTGGAAAACAGTTGTATCAAGAAAGATTATTTGCAATCTATTTGTATATACTCAGCTTTTCCTAAGTAATGTTAAAATCACAGGAGAACATGGTATATCCATACAGTCCTGATTATTTACTTTAAGAATTCCAACAGCGGACTTAATTATCTAACAAGTTGTAAATTTTGTCTTccaattaaagaaatgaaaaagttaCATAGTGTTGCAGATATTTCGCAGAGCATACATGGCGATGGGAAATAAAGTGCAGATGCCTTCAGTACCTTTAAACAGAGTAACCATGAAAACCAGAGTCTCCCAAACAAGACCTGAAGCATTAGTCTGATGTTGTTAGAAGGGTCCTGGTACTTGCTCCCAGTCCCTCAAACACTGTTGGAACAGGGAGTGCAGTTCAATTTGAGATGTGCCTTATCCGAAATAGCCTCACCTTTTACCCAGTTACATAGGAGTTTGATGACTGGAGGTGCTCAGACCCACCAGCTGCATTTTGCTTAAAATCTTGTGTTCTGCCCCCAGACTTGGGAGGAAACAGTCACTTACCACAAGGGCTACGGAGCCAACTCCTCCCCTGGGAGTGATCATTGGGGCGACCGCACTCCATCGGTCAGAATCAATGTCGTATCTTTCCACATCACTGAAGCAAGTGTTGTCATCTAAACCTCCTATCGCGTAAATGGGGCCACCAAGGGAGGCGAGAGCGATTCCTCTCCTAAGAAAACCACAGTGCAAAAGGGAATGGGAAAAATACATCAAGTACAATGTCACCTGACTGGCACCCGTTTCAAactatggggaaaaaagtaatgaCCATTTTGAAAGTGAAGTTGATAATAAATAATGACCAGGGACTGTGGCTGGCCTCTGCACACCTGTGTCAGTCTTGCAGCTTTAGCCTGAAAGTCTTTGGTATGTTTGCAGCCTCCCATTAGAGGGGCTCTAGTTTGACCTTAACTTTACCTCAGCTCTCCCAGGCACCTTTGTGTTATTGTGTGATCCACAAACAGGAGCGTTGCAGCCAGAATATTTTAAGGCTGCAGAGAGACAAACTcctgtttgggttcttttttttttaaaaaaaaaaaaaaagcacggtGTCATGGAATGCTGTTTTGACTGAGTATCACCTAAGGCCCAAGTCCTCTACTTACATGGTTGGATATATGAAATTGTTGTTTGATTTTGCTATCTTGGTGCTGAATTTTACACCTCCTGTCTTGTTTTATTGAGTCTGACGGAGAACCAAAACCTGCTGGCTTTATCTTTGTTGGTGTAGCTGCTGCTACAATTTGGgaattattttaatacatattAAAAGGCAAACCTGTGCTGGATAGTAGATGACTGAACTCTAGCAAGAATTAAATGCAATTTCTTCCATTCTGTTATTTTCTATTAAGTCTGTGGTAAAATagttgacagattttttttttctgagtcttcCAATAGGAGAGTACCATCAGTACTACAAAAGGAAAAGTGTGTTCTGGAATATAAGCATTAAGTTTTCCCTTGAACTAGCAAGACAGGTGATTTACCATTTCACTGAGAACATTTTCGTCTCATTACACAGAGGACAGGTTGGAAGATGCTTAGGCAGGAGCAAGGGAGGCACAATCTTTTGCGGCAATATCCTGGGCTTATCTTAAATTGCCTCGGCAGATAACGGTCAGTGCTGGCAGTTTTTTCTCAGCTAAGTAAGGGGACATCACCTCCGTTGATGTGCCGTGAATGGGAGGAGTGGAGCGTAGCCAAGGCACAGCGACCCTTTAATTTACCAAGGCACTGCATAAGAAATGCTACAGAAATTAGCTAGGGCTGATGTTTGCAGAGAGTATGCCCtgaggtggtggcagggggaggaagaggagcaagaAACTATGTTCTAGGAGCTTGGGTCTTCTACTTTGATTAGGTCACGGCTACAAATAGCTTTAGGACTTTGCCACACTCAGTATTTTACTCCTACTTGTACACAATGCAAATTAAACattacaacaaattaaaaaacagaatgtAGAAGTAAGGAGGTTGATTTAATgacattagaaacaaaaaaatacaaatctcGCAGTCCAGTAGCTCCTTAAAAGAATCTTAAATGTCAGAAGGCAAGAAACGTTCTCAGTCTGACTTTCAGCATTTTCGTGCTTCTGGCCTTTTGTGGCAAAAACATAGGCAGCTATTCGTTTCCTGGGCATGAAGTATTTCACTGTGCCTGTTCTGCTGGCAGTTATcttgctcatttttaaaaagaacaaaagcccCACAGAGCCCATTAATCAGTTTCAAGTTCTTTATTGGGCATAGCAGAAAGGCCCTGGCTGTCAGAATGTAAGTACAGCTGGAGTTAGGAGACCTCTCTGCTCAGAAgccagcccccccaaaaaaaagaaaaggataaaagagCGACAAAAGAAAGCCAAAATGTAAACATAACCCATGTTCCCAGCCAGGACCTCTCCCTGGAGAGAGCGATGATGCAGTTTGGCACTGGGAAATACCTGTAATGTGTTATGCACAACTTTATGTCTGTGCAAATATGTGATGTATGCAAGTATGTGATGCAGATTTGTGTTTGCTTTACAGCTAGTAAATAAAGGTGTTTAATAGCATAAAGaatcaaaataggaaaaaaaaaaatcctaaagatACCACAGTTTGGAACCCAAAATAGAGGCAGGACAGCCATGATGTATTTCAGCATCAGCAAGAAATGATATATCACAGACTAAGACTTAAATTTTGGATCACAGGACACATACCTCTTCGTGTTCATTGATGCCTTCATCATCCATTTGTTTGTGAGGGGATCAAATACTTCCATGCTTCCTAAGTGTTCATTTCCATCATGTCCACCTACTGCATAGACTTTACCTGAAACACACACACCTCTTTCAATACAGAGACTGCTtggcaacatttcagttttcatttaggTAAGTGGAGACAAAAAGCTCAAATAAAGGTTaaagttttcaaatgttttcaatATCAGGATTTTCCTAAGTACAGACGTTACATTTTTATATGCAGTGCTCAACCAGAGATCTGTTCTAACATGGGCTTTTATACAAAGCGTGAGATAtatagacaaaaaaaatcttccgATAATTTGAGTACTGAAGGTCAGATCAGTTTAGGATATTTATATCAGTCACTTTGAATCTTCTATGGGGGGAAAAATATTATCTCTGTTCTGCTGCAGCAACACAGGGGCTACCATGAAGAAGGGGAAGTTGTACTGTGGGTGCTAAGCTTTCTTAAGTAATGTTAAAATCACAGGAAAACGTAGTATATCCATACAGTCCTGATTATTTGCTTGTCTTTTAAGAATTCCAACAGCAGACTTAATTATCTAATAAGTTGTAAATTCTGTCTTCCAATTAAAGAAGTTAAAAAGTTACATAGTGTTGCAGATATTTTGCAGAGCATACGTCCATGCTCTGGACTGCATGGATCTGGTTCCAGAAGATGAAGACACATCCTGGAAGAGGTATGGGCTTAGTGACTTGCCTGTACGGATTTAAGTATGAAGGGAGCTAGTAAGAGTACTAACAAGTTCTGTGTGACTCTGCTGTGTAAAGCCATTTATtacaaattaattaaagaaaaattacatcaCCTATCAACAGTTCaaagaatcataggatggtttgggttggaagggacctgaaagatcatctagttccaacccccttgcaacaagcagggacatcttcaactagatcaggttgctcagagccccatccaacctggccttgaacccttccagagagggagcatctaccacctctctgggccacctgtgccagtgtttccccaccctcactgtaaaaaaatttcttccttatatctagtctggaTCTATCctctcttagtttaaaaccattaacccttGTCCTAgcgcaacaggccctactaaaaggTTTGTCcctatctttcttataagtcccctttcagtactgggaggctgcaataagatctccctgaagcgttctcttctccaggctgaacaaccccaactctctccaTTCACAGTAACGTTTTTCCAGTAAGTGCACTCTCAGATTCTTTCAGAATCAAAAACCCCATGGGGAAGCTTTTACTAAACTGAAGAATGCCCAACAGTTCAGCCATTGCAAGGCAGATTTATTAAGTACTGATTCTAGCAAAAGGAGCAAACAAGTCGCTTTTGAATAGGGTTGCTTGAACAGGGTTACTAACCTCCCACAGAGATCACACCCACGTGCCTTCTCCTGCTGTTCATTTCAGGGCCGAAGAACCAGTTGTTCTTACTGATAGAGTAACATTCAATGCTGCGAAATGGGTCACCCGATCCACCTCTACCACCAACACAGAACAGCAcacctgaagaagaaaaacaggtttccAGAAAACTAGCAAGAAGACGGGGGGCCAGAGTTGTATAGCAGAGTGAACTGAAAATTACATAGTTCAGGAGGTTGTATTTTGCTTCAAGGGGCACAGTCATTGCCCTGCGTAATTGGATGCTGGATTTTGGCCTTTGCTTGGCATGCTGCTATAGCAATTCACTACCTGTGCTCTTGCAAAACCAGTGCATATTCTAAATATAGTTTTCGTGATTTTGCTCAGGGAGATAAACAGATTGTTAAATGTAGCAATGTAAAGATTGGTATTTGCAGTCTAATATTCATCACTCACTTTTGGTGTAGGTTTGCCAAAGAGTTTAAAAGTTAGCTCAACCTTCTCACACCAAAAGGTAAAGTGTCCGCTGGTTTTGGTATAGCTTTGAGCATACTGCCTGGTCATAATACACTTAACAGTTCTAGCTTTAATACAGATGCAGCCCATCAGGACAAACAAATAATgccttaaagaaagaaaatggctgCTAAAGTTCTGCTAGGAAAAAGCAGCACATCACATTCCCTAATTACCCAAGAGGTACACAATGGCTTTCACAATTTTGCGTGACGTCATTAACAACCATTTATACCGAGCTATGGAACCCTGCACAGATGTGCTGCCTTTTCTCCACACCACTCCCTACGGGATAATCAGACACACATTTAATTACCAGCAGTCTGCTTCCTTGGTGTTGTGCGAATGGAGTACTCAAAGTCTGGCACTGCCCTGCTGCTCAGGTGAAGGTGGTAGTTTCTTGCTTCATCCAGCAAATCCCTACATTTTAGATTCTGCTTGACAATCTCTTCCTTTGCCACAACACCCATAAGGAAACAAATGGGCAAGAGAGGCAGACGTACCTGACAGAAATGAACAGAGTTGGAGTAACTGGCTGGGTCTCACCGTTTGCAGTGACGCACGCGTTACAGATGGCAGCATCTGAGCCAGCTGCCAGCCACACGCTCTTCACTAAAAAgagcgtcttttttttttttttccagaataacaGTGATACAAACAGTTCTTTTTAGTGACAAACGTTTGCTACAACCATTTGCATTTAAGCAGCAGTGGAGAACTGTCCCTTGGCCCAGGctgagcagaggaaggagaagtgCCACTGCCTGTACTGCAACTGCACCTGCCCGGCACGATGCAGGCAGCATTGGTGACTTCACAGGACAGACCATGTCAGGTTAGTCTGCTGAGGGTGTGAATTTTCACCTCATTGCTATGCCAGCGTAAGAGGGCTTTTGCTAGAATGGTTCATTTTCTTTGGGTGGCAAGTCAAAAAGGAAACGCTGTCAGCATGAACTAAGTGTCTATTCAGGAGGTATTGCAAGCGCAGTAATACCTTTCTCTACTGCGGACTTGACAAGACTACAggacttagaaaaaaaaagaaaaagttgagagCTAATAGTTTCCTTCCCCAAGTCCTTCCTGCGGTTCCCCAGAAGAGCTGGTGACCAGGCTGAGGAGCAGAAGGCTCTTTCTGGGTGAGGCTTGAGGTGGTCGCTGCCCAGAGCAATCCCCAGTGGCAGGACAGATCCAAAAGAAGGTCAGCCTCTCCAAGGCTGCCTTGAAATATCCTCCTCCCCACAGTCATTCATTTCAGCAAACCTTTCTTTTGTCCTTGTAAGAGAAACAGCGAGGAATATGAAGTACAATCAGCTGCAAAGGTGGGACAGGTGTTAGCAGGGGGGAACTGAAGCTAAACCACCATCTGACTTCCTACGGTTTGGATGCAGCTCCCAGTCAGCTCAGCAGCAATGGCGAGGAAGTCCAGTATCTCCAGTTCTTCTCAGAGCAGCAGGATAGTGCTGTTCTATGGCTGACAAGTGTCCGTGTCTTCAAGTAAGCAAGTGTCTCTACTGCTTCTTCCTTACCCACTTGCTTTCAGTCCCCCTTCTTCCTTTACTTTGGCCCAGCTTATTTTAGTCTGGTTAAAAGCACCACCAGAGCCCTCCTAACATTCATGAGGTTTGCGATGTGGTAAGAACTCAAGGCTGACCAATTCAGAACCTCACTGTAACAACGAAACCCATAAGGCTGATTAGGATGTGGATAATAATTGTCCAGAAGCCCAGTCACGTTTTCTGCTAGCAGTAATGGCTCCATATACTCTGGCAAATAACCCATATTTACCGGAAGGGGTTTACTTCTTCATTTCTTTGTTCTAGATTCTGGTTTCCATGAACAGAATAAAGCAGTTAATCTCATCTGCTAGCATAACTGAACAATAAAAAtcgatcttttttaaaaaaaaataaatctcaaattaTATTGCCTGTAAATGTAATTGTAGCGTActaaagaagggggggggggggggttgtacCAAAAACCTCATGCTAGTCTAGATCAAACTGAAGGTTTTTGGAAGACAGTTAATAAACAGTTGTGATCTTCTAccagaaatgtgaaaaatgatGCATGAAGACAATGACAGCAGCACGTTAGTGGGCCTCTTGTTACTCACATGATGCCAATATTAGCAATTCTGTCAAATGCAAAATATTCCAGGTCAGTGACAACTGAAACAGCACAGTTGATCCTACCTGCTAAGAAACACAGGACGTTTTGCAGAGCATGGCATGtacccccccctcctccccagcagaggTTCTCCAGACCTGTCTCAAATACTGGATTTTAAACTCCCATAAGTAGCACATATGGAGCTTGGATAACTGAAGTACCTAAAGCTTTGATGGGAGGAGGTCTGACGGGTGTTTAATTAGGTTCAGCTGAGTGACCTTTTGATACCTGTAcatgtttctttcagaagcagTAGACTTGTATGAAGCCTAGACAATTAAAATGCAAACTCCTTTCAGATCTTACAGGTAACCAGCAGTGCCAGCCTAGTGAGCATTAAAGGGTCTAGTGTGCATTTCCTAGCCTGCTTGCAGATCTAACACGTTTTTGTTAATTGTTAATGTCCTTTGTTAATTAAATATACAGAACATTCTAGAAGTAGCACAAATTGATGTGACACGTCTCTGTTACAGTTTTACTTTCCTAGCCATGTCAAAAACCTCTTCAACAGCTTTGCTCTCCTTTCTTAGATACAACTACTTACTAGGAAGGGAAGTGAGTGTTTCAGGCTGTAGTAGTATCAAACCAAGTAATGGCTTTCTGCTCTCCACTGTGTGCAAATTGAAGAAGTTTCTGCTCTAACACAGATGCAGCTTTCTGTTGGCTTCCCACCCCCCAGCCATGAGCATAGAGTACTCTTCTCTCTACAGAAACTGGAGGATATGACTTTTTCCTAATATATTCCAGAGATCTAACCTGCTTCCACTGTCAACTCACAACTGTGAATGCCAAGATGAGGCACCAACTGCTAAGCATGTTCTTCATCTTGAGATCTGCCTATGTACAAAGTTGATTATACAACTAAACCAGTGATGACACAGGCACCCGGCACCTCAGTCCGCCCTACCTGCGCAAGTATTTCATCCAGCCACGTAGCATGGTGCTGTGGATTGGCTAGCAGCCACTTGATAGCAGCATTGTaaacttgcttttcattttcaatgTTCAGGTCGCTGGAGGACAGGAGTTTATGGAGGTGCTGTGGTGACATGTTCACAAAGTCTTCGCACTCCACCACTTCTGTAAAATGCTCACAAGCGTACTGATCGGCCATGTCCATCAAGTCAATGCGGTTGTGACTCTCGGCAAACGCCCTGACTGCCAGGCAGTTGGAGGGATGGAAGTGCAGCTTCATGTATTCACAGCATGCCTTGGCTACCAGTTCCACCTGAAGAATGCAAGCAGCATACAAGAGAGGCTGGACGTTATCCACCGTCAGAGTAAGCCGGGAGGAGTACACAAACTTCACTAGGTCTTCTATTGCATCGCCATCAAAGTCCCTGATCTCGATCAACGTCTGCTTGGCTTCAGccatttctgaaagaaacatgGCTCTGAAGTAAGGTATAACACAAGCTAGCACCAGCTTGTGGCAGGAGATAAGCTTTGAACCAacctgaaaaaacaaacaaacaaaaaaaagcccaatcTTTTACTGGAATGCAAGTTTCAGCTATGGAAGGAATTCAGTTAAGCTGAAATAAGAATTCTGAACTCGATATGCATT of the Athene noctua chromosome 4, bAthNoc1.hap1.1, whole genome shotgun sequence genome contains:
- the KLHL8 gene encoding kelch-like protein 8 isoform X2, which translates into the protein MASESMVPEQAKQHLIKGKRRQQQQQTRSSNSDGEEDVFVFEANEAWKDFHRSLLHFFEAGELCDVTLKVGSKLISCHKLVLACVIPYFRAMFLSEMAEAKQTLIEIRDFDGDAIEDLVKFVYSSRLTLTVDNVQPLLYAACILQVELVAKACCEYMKLHFHPSNCLAVRAFAESHNRIDLMDMADQYACEHFTEVVECEDFVNMSPQHLHKLLSSSDLNIENEKQVYNAAIKWLLANPQHHATWLDEILAQVRLPLLPICFLMGVVAKEEIVKQNLKCRDLLDEARNYHLHLSSRAVPDFEYSIRTTPRKQTAGVLFCVGGRGGSGDPFRSIECYSISKNNWFFGPEMNSRRRHVGVISVGGKVYAVGGHDGNEHLGSMEVFDPLTNKWMMKASMNTKRRGIALASLGGPIYAIGGLDDNTCFSDVERYDIDSDRWSAVAPMITPRGGVGSVALVNHVYAVGGNDGVASLSSVEKYDPHLDKWIEVKEMGQRRAGNGVSELHGCLYVVGGNSWALCHTAEPGQAWPCAPASAARSGMLAKDPAMLLTACELCCLLQIPEE
- the KLHL8 gene encoding kelch-like protein 8 isoform X1 — encoded protein: MASESMVPEQAKQHLIKGKRRQQQQQTRSSNSDGEEDVFVFEANEAWKDFHRSLLHFFEAGELCDVTLKVGSKLISCHKLVLACVIPYFRAMFLSEMAEAKQTLIEIRDFDGDAIEDLVKFVYSSRLTLTVDNVQPLLYAACILQVELVAKACCEYMKLHFHPSNCLAVRAFAESHNRIDLMDMADQYACEHFTEVVECEDFVNMSPQHLHKLLSSSDLNIENEKQVYNAAIKWLLANPQHHATWLDEILAQVRLPLLPICFLMGVVAKEEIVKQNLKCRDLLDEARNYHLHLSSRAVPDFEYSIRTTPRKQTAGVLFCVGGRGGSGDPFRSIECYSISKNNWFFGPEMNSRRRHVGVISVGGKVYAVGGHDGNEHLGSMEVFDPLTNKWMMKASMNTKRRGIALASLGGPIYAIGGLDDNTCFSDVERYDIDSDRWSAVAPMITPRGGVGSVALVNHVYAVGGNDGVASLSSVEKYDPHLDKWIEVKEMGQRRAGNGVSELHGCLYVVGGFDDNSPLSSVERFDPRSNKWEYVAELTTPRGGVGIATLMGKIFAVGGHNGNTYLNTVEAFDPIVNRWELVGSVSHCRAGAGVAVCSCLSSQIRDVGQGSSNVVDCM
- the KLHL8 gene encoding kelch-like protein 8 isoform X3 — its product is MAEAKQTLIEIRDFDGDAIEDLVKFVYSSRLTLTVDNVQPLLYAACILQVELVAKACCEYMKLHFHPSNCLAVRAFAESHNRIDLMDMADQYACEHFTEVVECEDFVNMSPQHLHKLLSSSDLNIENEKQVYNAAIKWLLANPQHHATWLDEILAQVRLPLLPICFLMGVVAKEEIVKQNLKCRDLLDEARNYHLHLSSRAVPDFEYSIRTTPRKQTAGVLFCVGGRGGSGDPFRSIECYSISKNNWFFGPEMNSRRRHVGVISVGGKVYAVGGHDGNEHLGSMEVFDPLTNKWMMKASMNTKRRGIALASLGGPIYAIGGLDDNTCFSDVERYDIDSDRWSAVAPMITPRGGVGSVALVNHVYAVGGNDGVASLSSVEKYDPHLDKWIEVKEMGQRRAGNGVSELHGCLYVVGGFDDNSPLSSVERFDPRSNKWEYVAELTTPRGGVGIATLMGKIFAVGGHNGNTYLNTVEAFDPIVNRWELVGSVSHCRAGAGVAVCSCLSSQIRDVGQGSSNVVDCM